Proteins from a genomic interval of Siniperca chuatsi isolate FFG_IHB_CAS linkage group LG10, ASM2008510v1, whole genome shotgun sequence:
- the LOC122883387 gene encoding serine/threonine-protein kinase WNK2-like isoform X4 — translation MEPEANSNSEVHQELKCPSVPNSQCELALNMYETMSDGNVNLVDSVVRGGSGPSAYPSSSYQKNVHQRFIRRSLWFSDTDEQAFEAPECDNRSKILNINLRTIVDRTRGTSCGIQEGSSTESQGGQKDSATESASADEEKEKGGDALNLTCNDAGKTAIKAASEENEEEAEMKAVSTSPGGRFLKFDIELGRGSFKTVYKGLDTETWVEVAWCELQDRKLSKVERQRFKEEAEMLKGLQHPNIVRFYDFWESPLKGKKCIVLVTELMTSGTLKTYLKRFKVMKPKVLRSWCRQILKGLHFLHTRTPPIIHRDLKCDNIFITGPTGSVKIGDLGLATLKAASFAKSVIGTPEFMAPEMYEEHYDEAVDVYAFGMCMLEMATSEYPYSECQNAAQIYRKVTSGVKPASYNKVMDPEIKEIIGECICQKKEERYTIKDLLNHAFFAEDTGVRVELAEEDDGKKASIALKLWVEDHKKLKGKYKESGAIEFTFDLEKEIPENVAQEMVESGFFHESDAKTVGKSIRDRVTLIKWRRERTVSAAVAVDQGEGGHRVQMTPSQGISAGAAHVGQPLLEPEEPEADQHNRLRNLPASATSVTSDGTLDSGMGSTVYSDSHSSQQSVLYQSLLEPITMATQQCQSSSPSLKDRPHSCEKGEVWGATLSPELRTRLGAAARRASAPVIDTQRANHIAQLHALIQSQRSISPTPTVLENQSELSPSELHSETKDGPPPQSALPVLQVSPVSSSSEYRRFSDISIRLSSGATSENLTLPVPSGRRHSDLSSLLNLNSHNHHFAMHRSHVCQACLSLLLLRSREVSLRCPSIGIPTHHCPCDFRHHSSSGGTMTTPGYGRLKGSSDCSDFSLFQQSLFNIISRKAAPCHTTPTQAYLLHSSAAHKPACSDGDGSLKSHLLSGSLVGHQDPLQECEDRFCAGDQQVTRAVGVASSSGHQNQPSIQGLPSSSTAVHTPLQYLQPGHSYPAAPYAGQHSAATPAPASLCSVNIQHTVSVASYTPPSVQQTQTAAGIPASAVPQHVAQSYQAPGHQQQQATAASSLNFPLKVQQTCQNRAAPTQQQAHSASGYPTPVHQQIAAAANTLPAQQSAQSYPLASVAPTMATMAQCHPAQAPSALQQVQGAVKLPSQQPGQSSSTPALYSQQIPVQQEHQQPLLQNTQSNIQLIQHAGQAYIQPQLQHSQETQHTIHQQMAQKPTHHSQSLESPGQQQVHTPTLQKHSQKTMHIAVPQQSQDVSQSTVQQVQTPASQPHPTATTVVQVAATHQSYHAAGLPDAASQSYAHSAINALQQQTAPAQSQYLPSQSTAAPQSYGGANQVVTHQSLQASSQHSQAAHLTQQNIPAGQSISKLGQDGQGHGQNLSQSASGVPVQALPPQQSMAQATVHQQLQPLQMSNSLPPTHPSQYPTVQVMTTVTDCESSYPHSCTTPHPSTSSSLNSIFLSPGQTLPVSSSVSPLSPLHIENVLVSPIPVSLVPSPSPVLGKAGSTSPQHQLTAALQQSIRSEASHSQPAFISALTTTHPIHTHPAPSQNTHPPTNGSTQPLIQQVPQQAKVNHSELVPSAQLTQPAVFSSPVQNGSDLGTATTAAQLDNRNPCQLPPQAQSQSQVQSQVPVMQPSDSQRASSGSGSSTLTQQKQLTTLTGTAGQGPAETNTEDQAAEKHTGGQSYDSVNSDATSGKEMSDGYEGTHGGKGEGKVRKHHRRSTRTRSRQEKINRPKLSMLNVCNTGDKMVECQLETHNHKMVTFKFDLDGDAPEEIATYMVENDFILPLEKEVFIEQLKDIVDKAEDMLSEDTEGERNSDQGGSPKQSEGAGTLGTEGLKASTPSTSQLVYQQNVLHTGKRWFIICPVAETPMLDKEKTTSHTSTAQEPEKSASSSVRPNSNTTAVTTPFASLSSQSPSSSSLPPAAQTSVQPQDQNTDKARIQQPQPCLTKHALAAAGVSHHSSLPVEEPCISAVSMVTDMPCCAIVPPVSLDVNSVDKGASGGLASSQTNQKVSPTGELPPHLTSHQSVVLQQPYATPMQPGTVTSQPQSPAHQNSQSSSHQQPVSGGPGESDSEGPRRVEFVDRTIKTLDEKLRNLLYQEHAPSQPSSTASDPHVSSTEGVSSPPVSDGQSTEGALTKKKGEPLPQIPERTDSVGALSDSAVAATNRVLNRRDMTTSSSSYSAKSRFQIIPTPPDVIFRLEKSKTSCSTHSSPAPSSGSGGSHSQTQGPGRKEKGGVAVDRSSVTAAADNENAGTSKPHSSNRYSAPPNFYHASPTSSPDVTPRHIPRAQTIDTPTHHHYHHSSHLCSDSADEDSSSIALPPAHPAPPAHALSEHSGSDLMKRAVAFLRRSGRSKSEQSSDSPSRQPVAMNGHAPSPSAGHSSYISSDNDSEFEDADMRKELQKLREKHMKEISELQAFQKSEIESLYKELGKTLPPNVGLLHAAPPSGRRRRASKHKLKAGKLLNPMVQQLKNNLNTSAERKGESAASSSGSLAKSTVLSDGSAHCSGSSSKPSTAPEQVHTQQPCSLKGSFSSDNIYAGLHGDGMANLAGPGQGWTVYHQTSERVTYKSSSKPRTRFLSGPVSLSIWSTLKRLCLGKERSSRSSLNTNTAPTASSQPQPSLTTATPSPSPQPITRLAQVQTNNSNNKRGTFTDDLHKLVDDWTKETVAAANQSRPSLNQIKQQRRQQDLEGRAPPMGAAAAHEIKCHVGPSKFKLPLSCPLTAALGPGMPTTLANNSSAMLPPGYLLPAGSYGGMVPGPLYSQQWPGMPSPVGSMGPVGLVGAARMMPYATMANPGIKAYPLVVHDPENGCCLKTTRTT, via the exons GATCGCAAACTGTCAAAAGTGGAACGTCAGCGCTTTAAGGAAGAGGCAGAGATGTTGAAGGGTCTTCAACATCCCAACATTGTCCGTTTCTATGACTTTTGGGAATCACCCCTTAAAGGGAAGAAGTGCATTGTTTTAGTAACAGAGCTCATGACGTCAGGAACACTAAAAAC CTACCTAAAGCGTTTCAAGGTAATGAAGCCCAAGGTGCTGAGGAGCTGGTGCAGACAGATCCTGAAAGGCCTTCACTTTCTCCACACCAGGACCCCTCCCATCATCCATAGGGACCTCAAATGTGATAACATCTTTATCACTGGACCTACAGGCTCGGTCAAGATAGGGGATTTAGGACTGGCAACACTCAAGGCGGCTTCCTTTGCTAAGAGTGTCATAG GCACCCCAGAGTTCATGGCTCCAGAGATGTATGAGGAACACTATGATGAGGCTGTGGATGTCTACGCCTTTGGCATGTGTATGCTAGAGATGGCCACCTCAGAATACCCCTACTCCGAGTGCCAGAATGCTGCTCAGATATACCGCAAAGTCACTAGT GGAGTGAAGCCAGCGAGCTACAACAAGGTCATGGATCCTGAAATCAAGGAGATTATTGGGGAGTGTATCTGCCAAAAGAAAGAGGAGCG GTACACCATCAAGGACTTGTTGAACCATGCTTTCTTTGCTGAGGACACAGGTGTAAGGGTGGAGCTTGCTGAGGAGGATGATGGGAAAAAGGCCTCCATAGCCCTGAAACTGTGGGTGGAGGACCACAAGAAGTTAAAAGGGAAGTACAAGGAGAGTGGAGCCATCGAGTTCACGTTTGATCTGGAAAAGGAGATCCCTGAGAATGTGGCACAAGAGATG gtgGAGTCTGGCTTCTTTCACGAGAGTGATGCTAAGACTGTGGGAAAGTCGATCAGGGACCGTGTGACACTGATCAaatggagaagagagagaacagtgtCTGCTGCAGTTGCAGTGGATCAAGGTGAAGGGGGACACAGGGTCCAGATGACACCATCTCAGGGCATCTCTGCTGGGGCTGCACATGTAGGACAGCCTTTGCTGGAACCAGAAGAGCCAGAGGCAGACCAGCACAACAGGCTGCGTAACCTACCAGCCAGTGCAACCTCAGTGACAT cagACGGCACACTTGACAGTGGCATGGGCTCTACTGTGTATTCAGACTCCCACAGCAGCCAACAGAGTGTCCTCTACCAGTCCCTGCTGGAGCCTATTACTATGGCAACACAGCAG TGCCAGAGCAGTAGCCCTTCTCTGAAAGATCGACCTCACTCCTGTGAGAAGGGTGAAGTGTGGGGGGCAACACTGAGCCCAGAGCTGAGGACTCGATTGGGAGCTGCAGCCCGGAGAGCAAGTGCCCCTGTTATTGACACTCAAAGGGCAAACCACATTGCTCAACTCCATGCCCTCATTCAGTCTCAGAGATCAATCAGTCCCACCCCCACAGTACTAGAGAACCAGTCGGAACTCAGCCCCTCTGAGCTTCACTCAGAGACTAAGGATGGGCCCCCTCCCCAGAGTGCTCTGCCAGTACTGCAGGTCTCCCCTGTCTCCTCGTCCTCTGAGTACCGCCGCTTCAGTGACATCAGCATCAGACTGTCATCAGGGGCCACCAGTGAGAACTTAACACTGCCTGTGCCAAGTGGACGCAGACACTCTGACCTTAGTAGTCTTCTGAATCTAAACTCTCATAACCACCATTTTGCAATGCATAGAAGCCACGTGTGCCAGGCCTGCCTCTCTTTGCTTCTTCTAAGGTCACGAGAAGTGAGCCTCCGCTGTCCTTCTATTGGCATACCAACACACCATTGTCCATGTGACTTTAGACACCACTCGTCCTCTGGTGGAACAATGACCACCCCTGGTTATGGAAGGCTGAAAGGCTCAAGTGATTGTTCCGATTTCTCACTGTTTCAGCAGTCCCTGTTCAATATAATTAGCCGCAAAGCAGCCCCTTGTCACACCACACCCACCCAAGCCTACCTGCTACACTCCTCAGCTGCCCACAAGCCTGCCTGCAGTGATGGAGACGGCAGCCTGAAGAGTCATCTCCTGAGTGGCAGTTTGGTTGGGCACCAAGATCCACTCCAGGAATGCGAGGATAGATTCTGTGCTGGAGATCAGCAAGTTACCAGGGCTGTGGGAGTG GCCAGTTCTTCAGGTCACCAGAATCAACCATCTATCCAGGGCCTGCCTTCTTCTAGCACAGCAGTCCACACACCACTGCAGTACCTCCAGCCTGGACACAGCTACCCTGCTGCTCCATATGCTGGCCAACACAGTGCTGCAACACCAGCTCCAGCCAGTCTGTGTTCAGTCAACATCCAGCATACAGTCAGTGTTGCTAGCTACACACCTCCAAGTGTGCAACAGACCCAAACTGCAGCAGGTATTCCAGCATCAGCTGTGCCACAACATGTTGCACAGAGCTACCAAGCACCAGGCCATCAACAGCAGCAGGCAACAGCAGCAAGCTCTTTGAATTTTCCTTTGAAAGTCCAACAGACTTGTCAGAACCGTGCGGCCCCAACTCAACAACAGGCTCACTCTGCATCAGGATATCCTACTCCAGTTCACCAACAGattgctgcagcagcaaacaccCTGCCAGCACAGCAGTCAGCACAAAGCTACCCTCTTGCATCTGTAGCCCCAACTATGGCAACCATGGCCCAGTGTCATCCTGCACAAGCTCCCAGCGCACTGCAACAGGTCCAAGGTGCAGTCAAACTTCCAAGTCAGCAGCCTGGTCAGAGCTCCTCTACACCAGCACTTTACAGCCAACAGATACCTGTTCAGCAAGAGCACCAGCAGCCCTTACTGCAAAACACTCAGTCCAATATACAACTAATACAACATGCTGGGCAGGCTTATATTCAGCCTCAACTCCAGCATAGCCAAGAAACTCAGCATACTATACATCAACAAATGGCACAAAAGCCTACCCACCATTCTCAAAGTCTTGAGTCTCCTGGTCAGCAACAAGTACACACCCCAACTCTACAGAAGCACAGTCAGAAAACCATGCACATAGCAGTTCCACAACAGAGCCAGGATGTGTCCCAGTCTACAGTCCAACAGGTCCAGACCCCAGCTTCTCAGCCTCATCCTACAGCAACCACAGTTGTGCAAGTTGCAGCCACACACCAGAGTTACCATGCTGCAGGTCTACCTGATGCTGCCTCTCAGAGCTATGCACATTCTGCCATCAATGCGCTGCAGCAACAGACTGCTCCAGCTCAGAGCCAGTACCTGCCCTCACAGTCTACTGCTGCTCCACAGAGCTATGGAGGAGCTAACCAGGTAGTGACTCATCAGAGCCTTCAAGCCTCTTCCCAGCATAGCCAGGCTGCACATCTCACCCAACAG AATATCCCTGCTGGTCAGAGCATTTCAAAGCTTGGACAAGATGGACAGGGCCATGGGCAGAATCTCAGCCAGTCAGCTTCTGGTGTGCCAGTCCAGGCACTTCCTCCTCAGCAGTCAATGGCTCAGGCTACTGTCCACCAACAACTCCAACCTCTGCAGATGTCAAACTCTCTACCACCAACACATCCATCCCAG TATCCCACAGTCCAGGTGATGACAACTGTGACTGACTGTGAATCCTCCTACCCTCACTCCTGCACTACCCCTCACCCTTCAACCTCCTCTTCTCTTAATTCCATCTTCCTTTCTCCTGGACAGACTCTCCCTgtgtcctcctctgtctccccccTTTCTCCTCTGCACATTGAAAATGTGTTAGTTTCACCTATCCCAGTGTCCCTCGTACCTTCCCCCTCACCTGTGCTGGGTAAGGCGGGATCAACATCCCCGCAGCACCAGCTCACTGCTgctctgcagcagagtattAGATCTGAAGCTTCTCATTCACAACCTGCATTTATATCAGCACTAACTACCACCcatcccatacacacacaccctgcccCATCCCAGAACACACACCCTCCCACAAATGGCAGCACTCAGCCTCTGATACAG CAGGTTCCCCAGCAGGCCAAGGTCAACCATTCTGAGCTTGTCCCCTCTGCTCAGCTCACCCAacctgcagtcttctcctcacctgtGCAGAATGGGTCAGACCTGGGCACAGCCACCACTGCTGCCCAGCTGGACAACAGGAACCCATGCCAGCTGCCCCCGCAGGCCCAGTCCCAGAGTCAGGTTCAGAGCCAGGTTCCTGTGATGCAGCCCTCTGACTCTCAAAGAGCATCATCTGGGTCTGGCAGTTCCACTCTGACTCAGCAGAAACAGCTCACTACTCTCACAGGAACTGCAGGTCAGGGTCCAGCAGAGACCAACACAGAG GATCAAGCCGCAGAGAAACACACTGGAGGACAGAGCTATGACAG TGTCAACTCTGATGCCACATCAGGGAAGGAGATGAGTGATGGATATGAGGGGACACATGGAGGTAAAGGCGAAGGAAAAGTCCGCAAACACCACCGCAGGTCCACACGCACTCGTTCTCGGCAAGAGAAGATCAACAGGCCAAAACTCAGTATGCTCAAT GTGTGTAACACTGGCGATAAGATGGTAGAGTGTCAGTTGGAAACTCATAACCATAAAATGGTCACTTTCAAGTTTGACCTGGATGGAGATGCACCGGAAGAGATTGCTACATACATG GTGGAGAATGATTTCATTCTGCCTTTAGAAAAAGAAGTGTTTATCGAGCAGCTGAAGGACATTGTCGACAAGGCTGAGGACATGCTGAGTGAAGACACTGAGGGTGAGAGGAACTCTGACCAGGGAGGGAGTCCCAAACAGAGTGAGGGAGCTGGCACACTGGGAACTGAG GGATTGAAGGCATCCACACCCAGCACCTCACAGCTGGTGTACCAGCAAAATG TCCTCCACACTGGCAAGCGCTGGTTTATCATCTGCCCTGTGGCTGAGACGCCCATGTTAGACAAAGAGAAGACTACATCTCACACCTCTACAGCCCAGG AACCTGAAAAGTCTGCCTCATCATCAGTCAGGCCCAACAGCAACACAACTGCAGTGACTACCCCATTCGCATCTTTATCCTCCCAAagtccatcctcctcctctctgcccccTGCAGCTCAGACCTCAGTGCAACCACAAgaccaaaacactgacaaagcCCGGATCCAGCAGCCTCAGCCCTGTCTAACTAAACATGcccttgctgctgctggtgtcaGCCATCATAGCTCCCTTCCCGTGGAAGAGCCTTgcatctctgctgtctctatgGTAACAGACATGCCATGCTGCGCTATTGTGCCACCTGTGTCTCTGGATGTGAATTCTGTTGATAAAGGAGCTTCTGGTGGTTTGGCCTCCTCTCAAACTAATCAGAAGGTCAGTCCTACTGGAGAACTACCCCCTCACCTGACCTCCCATCAGTCGGTGGTCCTGCAGCAACCCTATGCCACGCCCATGCAGCCTGGTACAGTCACCTCCCAGCCTCAGAGTCCAGCACATCAGAACTCCCAGTCTTCAAGCCACCAGCAGCCAGTGAGCGGGGGGCCAGGAGAGTCGGACAGTGAGGGACCACGCAGGGTGGAGTTTGTTGACCGCACCATCAAGACTTTGGATGAGAAGCTGAGAAACCTGTTGTATCAGGAGCATGCCCCCTCCCAGCCCTCCAGCACTGCATCTGACCCCCACGTCTCCAGTACAGAGGGAGTCAGCTCACCTCCAGTCTCAGACGGCCAGAGCACCGAGGGAGCACTTACAAAGAAGAAAGGGGAGCCACTG CCTCAGATTCCTGAGCGCACAGATAGTGTGGGTGCACTAAGTGACTCTGCAGTGGCAG CCACTAACAGGGTTTTAAACAGAAGAGATATGACCACCAGCTCAAGTTCATATAGCGCCAAAAGCCGTTTTCAA ATCATTCCCACTCCACCAGATGTAATTTTTCGTTTAGAGAAAAGCAAGACGAGCTGCAGCACCCACAGTTCTCCAGCTCCCTCTAGTGGTTCTGGAGGGTCTCACAGCCAGACCCAGGGCCCAGGCAGGAAAGAGAAGGGCGGTGTGGCTGTGGATAGGTCCTCtgtgacagctgcagctgataatGAGAATGCAGGAACATCCAAACCCCACAGTAGTAACCGTTACTCTGCCCCACCGAACTTCTACCACGCCTCCCCCACTTCCAGCCCTGATGTCACCCCACGCCATATCCCCCGGGCCCAGACCATCGACACTCCGACCCATCACCACTACCACCACTCCTCTCACCTCTGCTCTGACTCAGCAGATgaggacagcagcagcataGCTCTTCCTCCAGCCCACCCTGCTCCCCCAGCTCATGCCCTGTCTGAGCACAGTGGAAGCGACCTCATGAAGAGGGCAGTAGCCTTCCTGCGGCGCTCTGGTCGGAGTAAAAGTGAGCAAAGCTCTGATTCACCAAGCCGACAGCCCGTGGCAATGAATGGTCATGCTCCCTCGCCTTCTGCAGGACACTCATCCTACATCAGCAGTGACAATGACTCCGAGTTTGAGGATGCAGATATGAGGAAAGAACTACAGAAATTGAGAGAAAA ACACATGAAGGAGATCTCTGAGCTACAGGCATTCCAGAAGAGTGAGATTGAGAGTCTGTACAAGGAGCTGGGCAAAACACTACCCCCCAATGTTGGTCTACTTCACGCAGCACCCCCAAGTGGCCGCAGACGCAGGGCCAGCAAACACAAGCTGAAGGCTGGAAAACTGCTCAATCCGATGGTGCAGCAGCTCAAAAACAATCTTAACACCTCCGCAGAGAGGAAAG GTGAGAGTGCTGCCAGTTCATCTGGCTCCCTGGCCAAAAGTACAGTTCTGTCAGATGGCTCTGCCCACTGCAGTGGCAGTTCCAGCAAGCCCAGCACAGCCCCAGAGCAGGTCCACACCCAGCAACCATGTTCCTTGAAGGGCTCTTTCTCCTCAGACAACATCTATGCAGGGCTACACGGTGATGGAATGGCCAACCTAGCAGGCCCTGGCCAAG GCTGGACGGTTTACCACCAAACGTCAGAGAGAGTCACCTATAAATCTAGTAGCAAACCACGCACTAGATTCCTCAGTGGACCTGTGTCTCTGTCcatct GGTCCACTCTGAAACGACTATGTCTAGGCAAAGAGCGCAGTAGTA GGTCTTCTCTCAACACCAACACAGCTCCAACGGCCTCGAGTCAGCCACAGCCGTCACTCACTACAGCCACACCCTCACCATCTCCTCAGCCAATCACACGACTTGCTCAGGTCCAgaccaacaacagcaacaacaagagAGGCACGTTCACCGACGATCTTCACAAACTGGTAGACGACTGGACGAAGGAGACTGTTGCGGCAGCCAATCAATCGCGCCCCTCCCTGAACCAGATCAAACAGCAGAGACGCCAGCAGGACCTGGAAGGCAGAGCGCCGCCCATGGGAGCAGCTGCAGCGCATGAG ATTAAATGCCATGTTGGTCCCAGCAAGTTCAAGCTGCCTCTTTCCTGCCCCCTGACTGCTGCTTTAGGCCCTGGTATGCCAACAACCCTAGCTAACAACTCCTCAGCAATGCTCCCTCCTGGGTACCTTTTGCCAGCAGGCTCCTATGGCGGGATGGTTCCTGGTCCTCTTTACTCCCAGCAGTGGCCTGGCATGCCTAGTCCTGTAGGGTCCATGGGTCCTGTAGGCTTGGTTGGTGCTGCAAGAATGATGCCCTATGCCACAATGGCAAACCCAGGAATCAAAGCCTACCCTCTGGTCGTGCACGACCCTGAGAATGGCTGCTGTCTAAAAACCACTAGGACTACTTAA